Below is a genomic region from Trichoderma asperellum chromosome 2, complete sequence.
TTCCGGAGCTTCATAGCCACCTTTTCCATCTTGTTCAAGGCGCGTTCAATATCAAGAAGAGCAGTGGTCTCTCGCGGACCTCTCTCGCTGAAGTATCCTCCAATATAGTCTTCATGAAACTCGTAATCAAGTGCTTTGCCTAGACGGATTCTGACGATTTCAGTATCGGCATGAGCTTCGAACATGGCCACGCCATCTCCGTCAGTCTTTCGCATGGCTTCGATGAGCATGCTACTTTTGCCTGTCCCTTTCTCCCCCATAAAAAGATAGTAATGGCCAGACTCTCTGCCATCAATGATTGCGTCAACATACTCCTGTTCTGGGCGCTGAACCCAATGCTCTTCCTCGACTATTTTCCGAGGCACTTCTTTGGCAGTTGTAGCCAAGTCAAGGACGGGGTCACCCGGCTCAAAGGCGCGAGTCAATTTTTTCAAGACAATCATCTTGTAGCTCTTGTGGTAAATGTaaccggcagcagcaaatccGATGGCGAGGACGAAGATGGAAGCAAAAGTAGTGGCAGCACTTTCGCCCATCTTCTTGAGCAGGGACTCCTCCTTGGTCGCATCTTGACGAATAGTGCGGGAAGATCCCGGAACGCTCTCTTCTAGCGATAGCAATGTCAGTTGACTGATTGATATTTTAGCAATTGATATTTTGAGCTATGAAAACACCACGGCACTGGCCCAGAGACTACGCAAAATGCCATGAGCTGCTCCAGCCCAACACGTGTTGTTCCAACACTAGGCCACTAGTCGCCAGCCCCTGGTTCAGGTTCTGCCATTGAGCACAGCAAAGGCGTGAATAGCGTGTGCACCCTTAGGCGAAGATCTAATTCTTACACGCGAATAGGTACATGTTAGGGAAGCAATACAAGTAACGTACCGGCTTGTCGTCGAGATGCCTGGGTAGAAAACCGGGGCCTGCACAATACTTGTCGCGCACTGCTGCGCCCCAGCCTGCTGGGAATAGACTGGGGAATGTGCTGAATCAAGCGGCCGCTCTGGCGTATCATTGTGTCTCTATGATGTCTCCAAGAGGCGAGTCCAGCTAGTCGTTGGCGGTTGGATGTATGAAATTAAAAGACTACGCACGAGTCTTGGGATTAGGGGACTCCTAGGAAGTGCACTCCGTAGCTCCCTAGCAGGTCTTGGCAATCTTGATATTGACGCCGTGCGTCTCTCTTCACTATCTTGCTGCTACTGGATGGCCCCTGGCGTCCCTGGCATTATAAAGGGGTTTCAGCGCCCATCACTCGCTGGAAATGCTGGCTTTAGACCCGGCGGCCTCCTGGTGTGGACGTAATTGGTGGGTGGCTCCAGTCTAAGCTTTGTGGCGCGTTGCATTTTACGCATCCCCTGCTGGCCATTGACATTCATCGCATGGCAGGGGGTCCATCCTGGCGGGATTACATGCATCAGCAAGCGGATATTTGAATCCCCAGTTGCCCTTTTGGCACTACGGAGCACCTCTATAAGTGCCTGAGAGCAATAGGTATAGCATATGCACCCTCTGACGTATGCACATTTTCATACGCCGCCACTTTTTCGAGATGCTCTCTCAGAGCACGAATACACGTGTACACGTAAACTGGCTGGAATGCCCCCATCCCCTAGCGCGTATATTCTCCTAAATCCACGTAGCCGCGTCCACAACTTAGGTCCAAGCTTTTGGTAAACAAAacagcaaaagagaaaaagaggggcATGAGCTTGGCACCCACACGTGATAGATCTGCTCTGTGCGGCGTGTGTGGCACTTGCCTGGGGGGAAAGATGGAGCCGATCTCGAGTTCTTGGATCTAGATCAGACATCTGGGGCTTTGGCATTGATCCGTTAGCGACGATAGACACGGGCAGAAATTGTTGCCAGGACTGCATGAAGGAGGCAATCACGTCTGGCAGCCATGGAGGTTTCAATAAATCAAAATACTATAGTCGTCTCTTGTGGCGATGGGGGTGAAACGTCGAGTTGTTGCGGTTGTTGATATCTCCTCTGTCCGTCCTCCAGCGTCTTATACTCCCGGGGCCCAAGACCAAAAGTGAGAGTCATCTGAACAGTCCACCACCAGACGCGTCTGCAGTGCACACGCATGGCTGCGCAATTTCTCCTCACAAGTGTCTGCACGTTCTTGGCGGAGCGACTTActtcttctcagcagccTTGACCTCCTGGCACTGTCCTCTCTGCCTTAATCACCCAAAGTCACAGGGCCAAAATTTCAATCTCGTTCGCCTTCTTTCCTGCATCTCAAATAACATCTCGTCTCAATaacttcctcctcttttcgtACTAATTCTCTGTTGGCCACATACTTTTAATCTATTCCCCTGATAATCAAAACCTAATACTATCTCGCTCTGCTGGTCACGATGCCACTCACGCCCCAGGAGTACCTGGAGTGGTGGCTGACCAGCAGCCTTGATCCCCTCAAGGAACTCACAGACAAGGAAACGCTAGAGTGCACTCCCCAGCAAGTAGGCTTTGAGCAAACTATTCAGCGAAGACTGCGTGCTTTTGACAATGATGTCGATCTTCGAGAGGCTCTACGGCTGCACGTGAAGCGGCTTTCGTTTCGCAAAGTTTCTGATCTCTCGGTCAACCCGAGAAACAAACTGAGAGAGCTCACGCTGACCGTCTTCAAGAAGCCTGAAGATGGTGGTCTAGACCCAAAGGGAGTCATGCAAGCACTTTCCGAGCTCAACATTGTAGAGCTTCGACGACGTCGACTTGTTGCTGAGACGCCCTTAACTTTCAAACCAAATCACCCTGCCTTTGGATCAGCCGCGATGATTCAAGAGCTGAACAAGAAGGCCACGGAAAAGTTTGGTCAATTTCACATGGGATTCAGAGCATCCGTAAGTCGCGCCCCAAAAGCAACGCGTCTGTTCCTCATTTGCTAAGtagctctctctttttagATGGTTCTCGAAGAGTTGAAACAGCAGAGAGCCACTAGAAAGCCTTCTGTGGAAATAATGGCGGTTGTGAACGCCCTCTTTCCAGCTCACGATCTTTTGAAAAATTCAGAAGACGTTAGCCTTGTTCCGTACACGGAAGCCTTCCTCTTTTGTGTTCGATTTACGATTCTCTGTCATCTTCTTGGGGAGAACCCATCAAGCGAGAAACAGCAAGCCTTGATTCAAGAGAAGCTGTTTATCTGGTGCAGCCTGCCAAAATACCAGCAGGCGTACAAGGCATTCACTCAGTACATTGAGGAGTTCAAAACGATTGAGACGCTTTGTTTCAATGTACTACAGCTGGCACAAAATCGGTCTGCTCGCCGAAGATCGGGATCTAGCAGGTCGTCGTTTACTCCAAATTCTTTGGTCATGGTCAAATCCATCCTTAAGGGATCTCCTCAAAGTCCTCGCGAGGTAGAAGATCCAGCTGAATCCAGGAGATCTGTCTCTCCAGAATTCGTGGCATCGGCTCCTCCCGTTCCCAATCCATTACTCAAGGGACTTCCAGGTCGAGAAGTGTCCCCTTCCAAAACTGACGGAgcagcttttgcttttgatgACCTATCTGCGCCAAAGTTGCGAGTTGAACACACTTCCACCTTGTCGAAGACTATATTTGATCAGCATCCCCTTGCCAAAGACTTGAACCTCGATTCGCGAGAGAAGGCTCAGCTCGGACTTCTCCTCCCCAAGCAGAAAAACCGTCGCAAGTTTTAGTATGAGGCTGACGGTGAAACTGTTGTCAAGGGAGAAAAGGTTGGCGTAAAGTTCCTTGATCCtggaaagaagctgaagaggaagaagaagaagacaccTCTGTCAGCAAAGAAGACGGCGAAAAAGGTTTTAAGAAAGGCTGCCAAAAAGGACGATATTCCACCTGTACCTCCTACGCCTGATATCCCGGAGTCGATGAAGTCGACAATTACAAGGAGTGGCCTCAAACTCCTTCAGCGGATGCGCTCGCAGCCAGAAATTCAATCTCGGGGATCAAATGGCTCAAAATTTCCACAGATTGCAGCAGTTTTTGCTAACAACAAAGCCAAGTCAACTACTAAATTGGTTAAGCAGCCTGCTCGTTCCGCATCCTCCCAAGATCAAGCCCGTGATATCTTCTATCATCGGACTTCATCCTTGCCCGAAACAAACATTCGAAGCAGCCAGTACAGCTTATCCAGCCAGCCTAATCTTCGTACTCAATCAATAGAAATTACAGCCACCTTGGGGAAACCAGAAAGTGTTACTACACAGGGAGAGAGCTCGTCTCCGTTGCCCAAGCCAGACGTGAAATATGGCATTTGCGAGCCACGGCTTTCAACTATGGAATACACAAGACTCTATCTTGTAGAAGAAGCCAATgccaagaaagagaagcGCCTTTGCGAGCTGCCTCCTCCTAAGAAGGTCTGGCTTTGGGGTCCGCGCTGGGAAGAGTTCCTCGTATTGCCAAAGATTCCATCCACTATTAGGCGTCGATTTTCTCTCGATTTAGacgacgaaaagaaaaagtctatGGCTTTTGAACCTCTTGAAAGAGATTATGACTCAGACGCTGACTCTGTTGAGACGGTCAAGGGAACGGGATCAGTGTCTGCCAAACCTCCCCGACTGTCGTTGAATCTTGAAACCATGGCAGCAacgctttcttctttgatgaaTTTGGCGTCTCTGGGATTAgataaagcagcagaagctccAAGTAAAGCTCAGTCTGCTGAAGTGGCCGAAGCCGTCAATCAAGAAAGCCCGATCCTAGGCTCCTTGGCATTGGCTGATGTGAAACAAAACTGGTAAGCTAGCTCAATAAATCGAGTCTTGGTTTTGATATTGTGAACGATAAGTCATATACTGATTCGAAAAATAGCGTCTTGCCAGCAAGCAAGGATGACGTGaccctgccgccgccgctaaGTGTTTCCTCTACGTCTACcaacgaagacgacgacgacttaTACTCAGATGACCGTCATCTATGGCCTTCACCAATGAGCCAGCGAAGCATCCGGCTTGTTTCATCTTCACCAGTAGCTGGAGAGGCCACAGAAATTGTTCGCGATGATAGCCAAAGCATCGAGAATACCACACCTCAGCTTAGCGATGATGCCTTCGAGACTTCATCCATCTATTCGAATGATAGCGCCAAGACTGCTGTCTTTATTGGTAGTGATAGCAAGGGGACTGATAGTACCCCTCGAACTCCAGTGACAGCTCGCCTCCGTGAGCCACTGGTAACGCCAGAAGAAGCATCCCCAACACGGCCTGGGCTTCCTTTTAGCTACAGTTGTGCTTCGCTCAACTCTTTGTCGTCTGACCGTTCTCCACTGACTCATTTTCCCATTTCAGCGGAACAAAGGTCGAGAGCAACGACGGAAGATATGGTGCAGGGTATTATTACCCAATCAGGGGGTCGGCTTCGTTATGAAGAAACCCGCCAAGTCCAGGTGGTGGAAAGCAAACATGACGCCAAGATCAAGGCATCGTCTGCCGATATTTGGCATGCTGACGACTATATGGAACCAGACCTCCAGCCAGCCCCTCTGAATTTGTCCAAGAAGCCGTCTGTTGCAGGACCGAGAAAAGCTGAATCTGAAATGCTTACGGGGTCCATGTTAAGCAACAATATTCTTGACCCCATTCAACCTTTCATATACACGCCTAAGTCCGGCAGATTCGCAAAATATGCCACTGACGATTATTATGAACAGCCGACGAAGCCCTACGAATCAGGCTTTGTTCCTCTCCCCGGATCTCTTCTTTATGAAGCCGATAAAAATACAGATATCATTAGGATCCCGCGAAATGTATCGCACAGCTCCGAGTCCAAAAGCTCTATTTCGGCTGTTATAACCCCATCTAATCTTAGTCCTGCGAGAGAATCCGTCCAGTCGAAAAGAACTACCTACGAGCCAAGAACTTCACGCTCAATGAATGAAATGCATGGCACACCTAGTGCTGCATCAACATATGAGACTCTGAGCGAATTAGACGAGTTCTTCGGGGTCGGGCCTTATGAGAAGGCATTCCTGGAAAAATATCCAGAGGCAGCTAAGCCGTTTGTTCTTCCCCCAAAATTGGTAGAGTCTCCAGTGTCACCAGTCTTTACGGGTTCTACCTACGCCACACCAATGCTTCGTCGACGAGACCTGAGCATACAGCAGCATCGGGCTCTTCCGTTGAATACAGTCCAACGCGTGCTAGAGAGAAAACCAAGGACTTCTGAGAACGTTAGCAGCTTTGCGTTACACAGAGCTCAAGGCAATAAAGCCACAATCCTGCCAAGTCTCGAGGGAAGAAGCCGTGTGGACGCCACGAATAC
It encodes:
- a CDS encoding uncharacterized protein (EggNog:ENOG41), coding for MKSTITRSGLKLLQRMRSQPEIQSRGSNGSKFPQIAAVFANNKAKSTTKLVKQPARSASSQDQARDIFYHRTSSLPETNIRSSQYSLSSQPNLRTQSIEITATLGKPESVTTQGESSSPLPKPDVKYGICEPRLSTMEYTRLYLVEEANAKKEKRLCELPPPKKVWLWGPRWEEFLVLPKIPSTIRRRFSLDLDDEKKKSMAFEPLERDYDSDADSVETVKGTGSVSAKPPRLSLNLETMAATLSSLMNLASLGLDKAAEAPSKAQSAEVAEAVNQESPILGSLALADVKQNCVLPASKDDVTLPPPLSVSSTSTNEDDDDLYSDDRHLWPSPMSQRSIRLVSSSPVAGEATEIVRDDSQSIENTTPQLSDDAFETSSIYSNDSAKTAVFIGSDSKGTDSTPRTPVTARLREPLVTPEEASPTRPGLPFSYSCASLNSLSSDRSPLTHFPISAEQRSRATTEDMVQGIITQSGGRLRYEETRQVQVVESKHDAKIKASSADIWHADDYMEPDLQPAPLNLSKKPSVAGPRKAESEMLTGSMLSNNILDPIQPFIYTPKSGRFAKYATDDYYEQPTKPYESGFVPLPGSLLYEADKNTDIIRIPRNVSHSSESKSSISAVITPSNLSPARESVQSKRTTYEPRTSRSMNEMHGTPSAASTYETLSELDEFFGVGPYEKAFLEKYPEAAKPFVLPPKLVESPVSPVFTGSTYATPMLRRRDLSIQQHRALPLNTVQRVLERKPRTSENVSSFALHRAQGNKATILPSLEGRSRVDATNTHGHEVGIGQDQEYEDSISGEVPPQHTLLDDGRRFSLQRYDISTRRPSSQTRPSTFLEPPSPVSPCENVVTAAEGRKITNVPASTLGNLFRRRNRNRNVRQPQALQTQQVPAPIATPASSLSSPTPARTAKAAASTMTRKNRPSWKD
- a CDS encoding uncharacterized protein (EggNog:ENOG41); the protein is MPLTPQEYLEWWLTSSLDPLKELTDKETLECTPQQVGFEQTIQRRLRAFDNDVDLREALRLHVKRLSFRKVSDLSVNPRNKLRELTLTVFKKPEDGGLDPKGVMQALSELNIVELRRRRLVAETPLTFKPNHPAFGSAAMIQELNKKATEKFGQFHMGFRASMVLEELKQQRATRKPSVEIMAVVNALFPAHDLLKNSEDVSLVPYTEAFLFCVRFTILCHLLGENPSSEKQQALIQEKLFIWCSLPKYQQAYKAFTQYIEEFKTIETLCFNVLQLAQNRSARRRSGSSRSSFTPNSLVMVKSILKGSPQSPREVEDPAESRRSVSPEFVASAPPVPNPLLKGLPGREVSPSKTDGAAFAFDDLSAPKLRVEHTSTLSKTIFDQHPLAKDLNLDSREKAQLGLLLPKQKNRRKF